A single region of the Arthrobacter sp. V1I7 genome encodes:
- the mca gene encoding mycothiol conjugate amidase Mca, with protein sequence MTASPSPSAPLRLLAVHAHPDDESSKGAATMAMYAAAGVEVVVATCTDGSRGDIQNPAMEGEPHPKRDMAGARRLEMERAAGILGVRQRWLGFVDSGLPEGDPLPPLPTGSFATQPLERAAAPLVRLVRDFKPQVILSYDENGGYPHPDHIMAHRVAVEAFEAAGDPARYPGSGEAWAPSKLYYDRAFSPERFRALHYALAESGLQSPYAERIAAWLEADAEGHTPPAPTHATTTQIECGDFFEARDEALRAHRTQVDPEGFFFAVSTELQRRVWPWEDYSLIQSRIPTELPEKDFFAGLR encoded by the coding sequence ATGACAGCGTCCCCCAGCCCGTCAGCGCCGCTTCGACTGCTGGCTGTCCATGCTCATCCCGACGACGAATCGAGCAAGGGCGCCGCCACGATGGCGATGTACGCGGCGGCTGGCGTCGAGGTCGTCGTGGCGACCTGCACGGACGGCTCCCGCGGCGACATCCAGAATCCCGCCATGGAAGGCGAGCCGCACCCCAAGCGCGACATGGCCGGAGCCCGCCGGCTTGAGATGGAGCGGGCAGCCGGGATCCTCGGCGTCCGGCAGCGCTGGCTCGGTTTCGTGGACTCAGGACTGCCGGAAGGCGATCCGCTGCCGCCGCTGCCAACCGGATCCTTCGCCACCCAGCCCCTGGAGCGGGCCGCCGCGCCGCTGGTGCGCCTGGTCCGCGATTTTAAGCCGCAGGTCATTCTCAGCTACGACGAGAACGGCGGCTATCCGCATCCGGATCACATCATGGCGCACCGCGTGGCTGTCGAGGCCTTCGAAGCTGCCGGCGATCCGGCCCGCTACCCGGGTTCCGGCGAGGCCTGGGCACCAAGCAAGCTTTACTACGACCGCGCGTTCAGCCCCGAACGGTTCCGCGCCCTGCACTATGCGCTGGCAGAATCCGGACTGCAGTCGCCTTACGCGGAGCGGATCGCGGCATGGCTTGAGGCCGACGCGGAAGGCCACACACCGCCCGCGCCGACCCACGCCACGACCACCCAGATCGAGTGCGGGGACTTCTTCGAGGCCCGGGACGAGGCCTTGCGCGCCCACCGCACCCAGGTGGACCCGGAGGGCTTCTTCTTCGCCGTGTCGACGGAGCTGCAACGCCGTGTCTGGCCGTGGGAGGACTACTCGCTGATCCAGTCCAGGATCCCGACCGAACTCCCTGAAAAGGACTTCTTTGCGGGGCTAAGATAG